From Mucilaginibacter gotjawali:
TTTATGGAGCCGGTGGAGCAGCCGCCGATCCGGTTGGAACTTATACCAACCAGATCACTATCTCCGCGGCGGGCGGCGGAACATTTACTCCATCTAACTACACCATTACCTATGCCCCAGGCAATATTGTGGTAGGGCAGGCTAATTTGACCATTACCGCGAATAGTGTTACCAAAACCGTGGGTACAACCTTAACAAGCGGGCCAGGTTCAACCGCCTTTACTTCAACCGGGCTTCAAAACGGTGAAACCATAGGATCGGTGACCATGACGTATGGCGCGGCCGGCGCTTCGGGCGCCGCAATTGGCACCTATGCAAACCAGGTAACGCCTTCGGCAGCTATCGGCGGCACTTTTACAGCTGGAAATTATTCGATCACTTATGCAAAAGGAACCATTACCGTTGTGGATGTGGCGCCGGCATTTACCTATAATACGCCAAATGTTTACACCGTTAACATAGCCATTTCAACTTTAGGCCCGGTAAATACAGGAGGAACGGTTTTAGCTCCCGGTACAAATGCCGGGACCGCCTTAACAGCTTCGCCGGCTTTTAACGCCCCCCAGGGGATGGCTGTTGATGCCTCAGGCAACGTGTATGTAGTGGACAACAACGGCGTTATTAAGGTATTTAATTCAAGCGGCACCAATACCGGGACCTTTGGTTCGGGTTTAACCAATCCGGTAGGAATGGTTTTTGATGCCTCAGGCAATGCCTATGTGCTGGACGCGAGTACCAAAAAGGTTTATGAATTTAACGCTGGCGGGACGCTGGTTAATACTTTAACGATTACCGGTTTAAATAACCCCCAGGCTATTGCCATTGATGCTTCAGGCAATTTATACATCGCGAACCAGGGCGCCAATAGTATTATTAAGGCTAATTCAAGTACCGGTGCTGTAATTCAAACCATCACTTCAAATATAAATGCGCCTACCGGGGTAGCCATTGATAACTCGGGGAATATTTATGTAACCAACTCATTTAATTTTGGAACATTCAGCGCTACGGTAACTAAGTACAATTCAAGCGGTAATTACACCTCTACTTTTAAAACAGACTTTCTGGGTAATTACTCAGCCATCACAATTGACAATTCAGGAAATATTTTCGTTGCCGATAACAGCCTTTTATATGAATCGGTATATGAATATAATACGGCCGGAACTACACTTAAAACGATTACCGGCTGGACCGCGCCGGACGGGATTGTTGTAGATAAAACCGGGAACCTTTATATCTCTGACAATAGCAACAATACCGTAACCAAATACGGCCCTACGGGCGGCTATTACATAAGTGGTCCGTTGCCGGCGGGTTTAAGTTTCAACAATACAACGGGGCAAATTACAGGTACGCCAACTGCATCTTTCGCCACAACAAGTTATACAGTTACCGCTTATAACTCAGGAGGTAGCGGCACCAGTAATGTCTTCACCATAACCTGTGGCATTGGTCCGGTATTTAGCTATGCATCGCCTCAGACTTATACGGTGGGTACCGCCATCACTACCCTTTCGCCAACGGTTACCGCCAACGGACCGATCGTAAGCGCCACTGTCAGCCCGGCGTTGCCTGCCGGATTAGCTATTGATGCCTCCGGAAATATCACCGGCACACCCACAGTTGCCAGCCCCTTAACTACCTATACCATTACTGCAACAAACCCTGCGGGCTTTACCGGAACGGCTACCTTGCAGATTAAATGCATTAACCCGCCGGCACCTATCATAGTCTATACTACGCCGCATGTGTATATCACTAATATAACTATTGCGCCACTGGCTCCAACCAGCACCGGCGGGCCCGTCGCAAGTTATTCAATCAGCCCGGGTTTACCCGCAGGTTTATCCATCGATCCGCTTACCGGGATCATATCGGGCACGCCGACGGTGATCAGCCCGGCCACCAATTACCTGGTCACAGCTACCAACGCAGGAGGCACAGCAACTTTTACAATCAATATTACCGTCAATCCACCTGCACCGGCCATCACTTACCCAAGCCCGGATGTGTATAACGCAGGCACGGCCATCGCGCCGTTAACGCCAACCAATACCGGCGGCCCTATCCTTGGCTTCACCGTGAGCCCCGCGTTACCGGCCGGTTTGAGCATAGACCCGGTAACAGGGATCATCACCGGAACCCCTACTACTATTACCGCTGTTTATGGCTATGTAGTTACCGCCACCAATGCAGGGGGGAGCAGTTCGTTCACCATCTTTATTACTATCGTTTCTTCGGCGCCGGTATTTACTTATACCACGCCTGATAATTATACCGTGGGCAGTGCAATTCCGCCGCTTGTTCCGGTAAACACCGGGGGAACTCCTGTGAGCTATGCGATTAGCCCCGGCCTGCCTTCAGGTTTAAACTTTGATACTACTTCAGGTATTATAACCGGTACACCAACTGCCGTGAGCGCGGCCGCTAATTATGTAGTTACCGCAACCAATGCCGGAGGCACGGGCAGCTTTACCATTAATATTTCCTGCCACCTGGCAGGCCCTGTTATAGCATATGCTACGCCGGATATTTTCCCGGTTGGGGTGGCTATTGCGCCGTTGAGCCCAACCAATACCGGCAGTGCGCCAACCAGCTATTCCATCAGCCCGGGTTTGCCTGCGGGATTGAATTTTGATACCACTACGGGGATTATCTCGGGGACACCAACCATTGCAAGTCCTCCAACAGCTTATACAGTTACAGCTACCAATGGTACGGGCAGCGGGAATGCGACCCTTATCATTTCGTGTACAGGTTATGTGGATTGGCTTGGCGGCACCAGCACCGACTGGAACGACCCCGCCAACTGGGCCACCAACGCGGTGCCGACAGCGGCAGACATTGCAGGCATCGGGGTAAATGGTACTTTCACCAATTTTCCTAACGTACTGGCAGGTGCAGGCACCATCAATGTTGGCGCTGTGGTTATCGGCACCAATGGCGGCCAGGCCGGTGGTTTTGTGGTGAATAGCGGAAGCACCTTAAATGTCACCGGCGGCATTACTTATCAAAGTGACGCAAACTCTGCATTGGGATACATAGCCACTATTTCAGGAGCGGGCTCGGTTACAGCAGGTGGCATAAATATAAATGCAAATACAACACTTGGCGTTTCTTATACCGAAACATTGGCATCGTCTGTAAATAGCATGGCTTTATCAAGTAATATTGCATTAACCTCGTCAGATGCTGGCGGCAATAGCTTTAAACCAACCTTTAATATTACCGGCGGAACAGTTTCATTGGCTGGAAATGTTCAAACGGCCAATACAGCAGCAGGTACTTCAACTATAGCTGTAACGCCGGTTACTACTGCAACATTACAATTGGCAAATGCTGCGCCACTATCAGGTTTATCGGCAACGGGAACTAATGTGATCGCATTTAACAATGCAGGCGCAACTATTGAATATTCGGGCGCGGCGCAAACTTATTATACCGATGCGCCAATTACCGGCTTAGCTTCGGGCGTAACTTATGCCAATGTTAAATTCTCAGGCACCAGTGTGAAAACACCAACCGGCACCGGTGCTAATAATTTAAAAATATCAGGCGATCTGACCAATGCGATTACTTTAAATGACGCCGGCAATTATATCGACCTAAGCGTTCCAACGGTAATATTTAACGGCACCACCCAAAATATTTATGGGGGCAATGGCACAGGTACCAAATTTTATAACGTCACATTCAGCGGTGCCGGTACTACCACTATTCAAAGCGGTAGCGCAAGTGTTGCATCATCAGGTTTATTGGTGATGAGCGGCGCAAGCGCTGTATTGGCCGCAAACGGCTTACTGACATTAACTTCAGACATCAATGGCTCAGCAACTGTAGCGCCTCTACCGGCCGGATGCAGCATCACCGGCAATGTAAATGTGCAGCGGTTTATTACCGGCGGCAACATTCTGTACAGGGGATACCGTTTGGTTTCCTCGCCGGTTTATGCAGCTACCGTTGGCGGTAATAATGTTTACAGCTTGAATTACCTGATGAACAGCGTTTATTTGAAAGGCACTAACGGTGTTGCGGGCGGTTTTGACGCATCCGGCAACCCTAATCTCTACCTGTTCCGCGAAAACCTCGCACCTTCCAACTCGTCATTTACCAGCGGCAATTTTAGGGGGGTAAGTGACCTGTCAGCCGGGCCGAGTTATTCAATAGATAATGATGGTAGCGGATTTAACATCCCGGTAGGTAACGGGTATATGTTCTTTTTCAGAGGCGACAGGAATGTAGCGCCATTGTCATCGGAAACCTCCACCTCATTCGTCCCTACAAATACGATATTAACCGCCACCGGTGTACTTAACCAGGGCCAGATCACGGTAAGCGATTGGTATACTCCCGGTTCAACCAATTTAGGGTTTACAACTACACCGGGCAACGGACCGGTACAGGGCTTCAACCTGGTGGGTAACCCTTATGCCAGTTCTATCGACTGGGACCTGTTTAATACATCGTCACCAACTACCGGGATCTATGGCGGTCCGGGTGGCCCGGGCGTGGCAACCAACCCGTTCCTTTATATCATTGACCCGGTAAGCAAGAATTATAATATTTATCAGTCGGGCTTTGGCGGGGTGGGTACCATTGCTTCATCTGCTTCAAATATTATCCCGAGCGGGCAGGGTTTTTTTGTAGTAGCGCCGGCCAACACAGCACAGCTGGTATTTAATGAATCGGCAAAAGTAAGCACCCAGGCCAATGCCACCAACGGTAACTTATTTTTGGGTCCACCGCCGGTAGCGAATGTGATCCAGTACATGCATTTAAAACTATTCCAGGACTCAACCAATGCGGATGGGATGCTGATCAGCTTTAACGGCAGCGCCAGGCCTCAGTATAACATTAACGAAGACGCCATTTACAAACCGGGTAACGGCACTGTAAGCCTGGCCAGTATCTCTGCAGATAACATCGCACTGGCCATAAATACCATGCCTTTGCCCGGCCCGAAACCGATGGCCATCCCGCTAACCGTAAACGCCAATACCGATGGTAATTTCACCATCAAACTTGAAGCGGTAAAAAGCGTACCTGCGTTGTATGATTTTTGGCTGAAAGACGCATTTGCCAAAGACTCGCTGGATATCAGGCATAATCCAAGCTATGCCTTTACACTGGCACACAGCG
This genomic window contains:
- a CDS encoding putative Ig domain-containing protein, translated to MRKLLLYVFAVFLFLLFGNSTFGQTITYPATNIFTVGVAVTLTPTATGGTPTGCTLNIGTIPPGLTLNANGTITGTPTTVAAAANFRVRESNGGGRNSNTFTIQIVAAATLSYTSPPAFNVGTPITPLSPTSSGVGAIGYGTGTALTGATLSGTYGMAIDGSGNVYATNYNGTTVSKWNSSGVYQGTYGTGNPAYSRPAGIVFDASGNGYVLNRNTTGNGRVYKFNSSGVYQSTIINGLSQAVGLAIDGSGNLYIADPNAGRVYKYSNTGTLLLTITSNLTNPENVAIDGAGNIYVVDITTNNLNKYNSSGTFVSSIVTALSTPYGLTIDAAGNLYVGDSGTGTVKVYNSTGTTLTTITGLTDPRGLVTDSKGNLYVSDFTNGSVTKYPPAGGYYITSITGGSTTLPAGLSFNSSTGTFTGTPTATFASTTITVTAYNTAGTGISANVTFSCIVPPPVLTYAGTPYSYTTGISNTTAAITNTGGAVTSSYALSITSGALPAGITFNTANGTFTVVPTAAGSFTGNVTASNAGGSSSAPISMTVTNPAVPNISYASSPYIVTYGTVVNATITNSGGPVASYAITSGTMPTGLTLNTSTGAITGTPSVTAITSITVTGTNVSGTGNATFTITVNPALLTITATGPAKTYGTALTAGPSATNFSTSGTVNGETVSGVTLTPDANGLSASTAAGSAYVVTPSAATGGGTFSVSNYTITYTPYNGTVATAPLTVTASAQSKVYGSVFTFAGTEFTTSGLLFSDAVTSASLTSTGSAATAAVGTYNIVATAAVGTGLSNYTISYTNGTMTVTKAALTITANDVTKTYGTTLNTVNASSAFTSTALQNGETIGTVKIVYGTGSAANAAVGTYTLQVTPSAATGGTFNTNNYNITYAKGAIIVNPAALTITASANNKTYGATLTNGNITTGYNSVGLQNGETVGRVAAVYGAGGAAADPVGTYTNQITISAAGGGTFTPSNYTITYAPGNIVVGQANLTITANSVTKTVGTTLTSGPGSTAFTSTGLQNGETIGSVTMTYGAAGASGAAIGTYANQVTPSAAIGGTFTAGNYSITYAKGTITVVDVAPAFTYNTPNVYTVNIAISTLGPVNTGGTVLAPGTNAGTALTASPAFNAPQGMAVDASGNVYVVDNNGVIKVFNSSGTNTGTFGSGLTNPVGMVFDASGNAYVLDASTKKVYEFNAGGTLVNTLTITGLNNPQAIAIDASGNLYIANQGANSIIKANSSTGAVIQTITSNINAPTGVAIDNSGNIYVTNSFNFGTFSATVTKYNSSGNYTSTFKTDFLGNYSAITIDNSGNIFVADNSLLYESVYEYNTAGTTLKTITGWTAPDGIVVDKTGNLYISDNSNNTVTKYGPTGGYYISGPLPAGLSFNNTTGQITGTPTASFATTSYTVTAYNSGGSGTSNVFTITCGIGPVFSYASPQTYTVGTAITTLSPTVTANGPIVSATVSPALPAGLAIDASGNITGTPTVASPLTTYTITATNPAGFTGTATLQIKCINPPAPIIVYTTPHVYITNITIAPLAPTSTGGPVASYSISPGLPAGLSIDPLTGIISGTPTVISPATNYLVTATNAGGTATFTINITVNPPAPAITYPSPDVYNAGTAIAPLTPTNTGGPILGFTVSPALPAGLSIDPVTGIITGTPTTITAVYGYVVTATNAGGSSSFTIFITIVSSAPVFTYTTPDNYTVGSAIPPLVPVNTGGTPVSYAISPGLPSGLNFDTTSGIITGTPTAVSAAANYVVTATNAGGTGSFTINISCHLAGPVIAYATPDIFPVGVAIAPLSPTNTGSAPTSYSISPGLPAGLNFDTTTGIISGTPTIASPPTAYTVTATNGTGSGNATLIISCTGYVDWLGGTSTDWNDPANWATNAVPTAADIAGIGVNGTFTNFPNVLAGAGTINVGAVVIGTNGGQAGGFVVNSGSTLNVTGGITYQSDANSALGYIATISGAGSVTAGGININANTTLGVSYTETLASSVNSMALSSNIALTSSDAGGNSFKPTFNITGGTVSLAGNVQTANTAAGTSTIAVTPVTTATLQLANAAPLSGLSATGTNVIAFNNAGATIEYSGAAQTYYTDAPITGLASGVTYANVKFSGTSVKTPTGTGANNLKISGDLTNAITLNDAGNYIDLSVPTVIFNGTTQNIYGGNGTGTKFYNVTFSGAGTTTIQSGSASVASSGLLVMSGASAVLAANGLLTLTSDINGSATVAPLPAGCSITGNVNVQRFITGGNILYRGYRLVSSPVYAATVGGNNVYSLNYLMNSVYLKGTNGVAGGFDASGNPNLYLFRENLAPSNSSFTSGNFRGVSDLSAGPSYSIDNDGSGFNIPVGNGYMFFFRGDRNVAPLSSETSTSFVPTNTILTATGVLNQGQITVSDWYTPGSTNLGFTTTPGNGPVQGFNLVGNPYASSIDWDLFNTSSPTTGIYGGPGGPGVATNPFLYIIDPVSKNYNIYQSGFGGVGTIASSASNIIPSGQGFFVVAPANTAQLVFNESAKVSTQANATNGNLFLGPPPVANVIQYMHLKLFQDSTNADGMLISFNGSARPQYNINEDAIYKPGNGTVSLASISADNIALAINTMPLPGPKPMAIPLTVNANTDGNFTIKLEAVKSVPALYDFWLKDAFAKDSLDIRHNPSYAFTLAHSDTNTFGAHRFSLIIRQNPSLMVHLLNFGATKVANGDQVIWTTENEQNYTSFAVERSTDGGSTFNVLGGVPASGIGSYSLLDKTPVLGANAYRLKMTDLNGTVTYSNVVTIMYANTGNQIATNGFILYPNPTAGPMNVKMNQINAGQAYTIQIINNLGAVIKTVTSNQPNWQTDVSSLVPGTYFVEVKNNSTNALVGKSGFVKL